In a single window of the Pseudochaenichthys georgianus chromosome 16, fPseGeo1.2, whole genome shotgun sequence genome:
- the LOC117460688 gene encoding meprin A subunit beta-like, whose translation MHGFDEEDGEERERVFLKKRPRTESTPKNLSKSKGPSCSTSPIPACSKSPIPACSKSPIASHTHSSSSSEPASMYTEASSTSPPIHSPWFSGRGRRNIMRDITFPRIMEEYLQGYREHYVGIDPTSLKKKVLIHQMQVKRDKMEGLLSHKDIMACSTLTKTRIPQSAITNGDQLWTSPVPYVLDKGLEMNAKGLILKAFDQFRLKSCIDFKPRDSEEYYIHVQKLNGCYSYIGKVISNGQNISIGSYCDSISTIEHEFLHALGFYHEQSRSDRDDYVTIVNENIQEGRQHHFYKKSAETTTTTQGVPYDYWSVLHSGKGYFSNGNGSTIITKDPKFQDVIGQRLEMSPKYALELNLLYKCSEDAGYFMHVSTASGEEGDSAWLETHKMSLNREHHEQCLQFYYFHSGNMSDHLNIWIREFQDELDLKGTLRLMGQITGN comes from the exons ATGCATGGGTTCGATGAAGAGGATGGGGAGGAACGGGAGCGGGTGTTTCTAAAGAAACGACCCCGAACAGAGTCGACACCAAAGAATCTAtccaagtcgaaaggtccctcctgcagcacgtctcccattcccgcctgcagcaagtctcccattcccgcctgcagcaagtcccccattgcctctcacacacattcatccagctcctcagaACCTGCATCCATGtataccgaggcctcgtcaacctcccctcccatacATTCCCCCTGGTTCAGCGGCAGGGGCCGGAGgaatataatgcgggacataacATTCCCACGTATCATGG aggagtatctgcaaggataccgggagcattatgtGGGCATCGACCCAACA tccctgaagaagaaggttcttatccaccagatgcaagtgaagcgggacaagatggaaggtctgctGAGCCATAAAGACATCATGGCATGTTCGACTTTGACCAAaactcgcatccctca GAGTGCCATTACGAATGGGGACCAACTGTGGACATCTCCAGTCCCATACGTTTTGGACAAAGGCCTTG AGATGAATGCTAAAGGACTCATCCTGAAAGCCTTTGACCAGTTCAGGTTGAAGTCATGCATTGACTTCAAACCAAGGGACTCTGAGGAGTATTACATCCACGTCCAGAAGTTAAATGG ATGTTATTCATATATTGGGAAAGTGATATCCAACGGACAGAACATCTCTATCGGGTCTTACTGTGATTCCATCTCAACGATTGAACACGAGTTCCTCCATGCTTTGGGCTTCTACCATGAACAGTCCAGATCTGACAGAGATGATTATGTGACCATTGTTAACGAGAACATCCAAGAAG GCCGTCAGCatcatttttacaaaaaaagcgctgaaaccaccaccaccacccagGGAGTCCCGTACGACTACTGGTCAGTGCTGCACTCCGGCAAAGGTTATTTCAGCAATGGCAACGGGTCAACTATTATAACCAAAGACCCAAAGTTCCAGGATGTGATTGGTCAAAGACTGGAAATGAGTCCCAAATACGCTCTGGAGCTGAACCTCCTCTACAAATGCA GTGAAGATGCGGGTTACTTCATGCATGTTAGCACGGCatcaggtgaggagggagactCGGCCTGGCTGGAGACCCACAAGATGAGTCTCAATAGGGAGCATCATGAACAATGTCTCCAGTTCTACTATTTCCACAGTGGGAACATGTCAGACCACCTCAACATCTGGATCAGAGAGTTTCAGGATGAATTGGACCTCAAGGGAACCCTACGCCTCATGGGACAGATCACTGGTAATTAG